The genomic stretch CCTGTAATTCCAGGAAATTCTGGTTGGCCTTCAGGTCGGGATATTTCTCTACGGTCACCAATAAGCGGGACAGGGCAGAAGAAAGTCCGGCTTGTGCCTGTTGGAATTTTGCAAGGGATTCTGCATTCAAATCACCTGCCTGGATGGTGGTACTGGTGGCTTTTGCGCGTGCCTCGGTCACTGCCGTCAGCACTTGCTCTTCATGTGCCGCATATCCCTTGACCGTACTCACCAGGTTAGGGATCAGGTCGGCACGGCGCTGGTAGGTGGCTTCAACATTTGACCATTTCGCCTTCACATTCTCTTGCAGCCCAACTGCCTTATTATATGTACCTGGTATTTTAAACAGGAAGTAGACAACGATAATGCCAACAACTCCCAAAACAATCCAAAGTGTTCTCATGTATTTGTTGATAGATTAGTTCGGACACACCTGTACAAAGGCCATTCCGAACCCCGGGAAAGCGACATAGTGTCAGGGTTTCTGTCCTGCCGGCGAGTCCGACGACTCTACTTTTGCCACAGCTGCCTGTTACCGGACGGTCTGTCATGGCATGTTAAATGGACGCGTTGACCACTTACTTTCCGCATTCATGGTACGATTACCGAATTGGGAAACTGATGTGTTGGGCGAAGGTTGCACCTTCGTCCTATTATATTCAAAGCGTTCCGCTTTAGTATTTTGTACTTTGAACGATACCTGTCCTTGAGCTGAGTGCAGAAAGTAGCTTAAAGCTACAAGATAGACAGACGAAGGTGCACCTGTCCCGGTATCGCAATGATCCGGGAACCTTCGCCTAACCACCGAGTTTGCCTTACCGCCCTGACAGGGAAGTCAAATCTACAACCAAAGCGCATCATGCATTCCACCGATTCATTTTAATAAGTGGTCAATGCATTAATAAAATAATTAAAGAAATATACCCAGCTGGATGGCCACCCTGGGTGTGACGCCGGTATAACTGAAATCCCACAGATCACCTTTACCTCTGTGTCCGTTCACATCGCTGTACTTTATTCCTCCCCCGACGGACACATCTGAGATCACCCTTTGGGAAATGACAAATCGGGCGCCAAAGGTGATGCCGCCGTTGAATGTCTTGATCTTCTCATTTACATCATACTCGAAATAATCCACGTAGCCCAGATCGTTGGTATATGAGTAACGCGTCACGTCCCGCTGAACATAACCGGACACCAGGTAAGGCGCGAAAAATGCACCGGCCTTCTTGATCCTGCCATCTTCCATTCCGAAATACATCCTTCTTTGAAGCTCCAGGAACACACCGGTCCTGTCATTGCCATCGGCGTCGTTCAGTGTAACGCCCAGATTAGCCATCCAACTGTTCGCTCCTGAGACGTTCAGGCGTTCCGCACCCACCATGAAAGTATTCGTGGCAAAGTATAAGGGACTGTGAACAAAAGTCCACCGGACATTATGGTCTGTTGAATCCTGAGCTTTTGAAGAAGATGCGCAAAGGCTTATGCAAGCGGTTAATCCTATCAGATATCCCTTCATGCGGGATGTTTTTCCTGGATATTGTTTCATTTGGATTGGTTTTATTTCATAACGGTGCGGTAAACGTAAAGGTCTGCTTATTCCGAATTTCCACAAACCTTTTTTGCATTTCATTACGCATTGACCACTTTGCATGGGAAGTTATATCGAGTCTGTAAATGGCAATACCGAGGTGTTGGGCGAAGGTTGCACCTTCGTCCTGTTATCTTCAAAGCGTTCCCCATTGGTATTTTCTACTGAGAGTTCTTCCTCAGTTACCAGCACTGTAAGCTAAGATGAAGCAAGTAGCTTAAAGCTACGGGATAGACAGACGAAGGTGCACCTGTCCCGGTATCGCAATGATCCGGGAACCTTCGCCTAACCACCGAAATTCACCTTACTTAGGAATGACAGCATTCAAGCACTCTTATCATTCTAACCATTACGCATAGTAACCTTGTCATCCCGATGTACAACAAGGATATCTAAATCTGAAAACAAGACAAATCAGTACATCTTGGAAAGTGGTCAACGCATTATTTCCTTACCTCCACATACCCGGAAATATCGCTCACATCATATTATCCACCGTTTATCACCGGTTAACTTCCGTACTCTCATTACCGGTTGTAAGGTGCCATACGGCGACGTATCATTGTGTGTATCCTTTTTCATACACCTGAATTCCCCGATATAGAGCTTCCGAGTGTTCTATACCGGGGTTTTTTATTACGAACACACCACATGATGAGAACCGACCGACTGCTGCTTGCCTTTTTCCTCCTTTCCGTCACACCTGTATTTGCCGGTAAAAGCCCGGGGCGTACCTTAGTCAACACAACCACCCAACAAAAAACATCGTCTGCCGATTGTGATCCGCCAACCGCACAGACCGACCTAGATGTAAACAATGTGCGCACCCGCTTGATGAATGGCGGCGATATGTGGTGGGATTTGAATGTGGAACGATACGAGATTCCTAAAAATTCCAATAAGCACAGCATGTTTGCAGGTTCACTATGGATCGGTGGGTTTGATTCGGGTAAACAGCTCAAGGTGGCTGCGCAGACCTACCGTCAGAATGGTACGGACTTCTGGCCCGGACCGCTATCGGCGAACGGTTCTACAGATCAGGCGACGTGTAAAGAATGGGATACGCACTTCAAGATCAACCGGAGTGTGGTGGAGCAGTTCGTGGAGGATTACAATAACAGCCCGGGGACCTCCATTCCGGATGTGATCGCCAACTGGCCTGCCCACGGGAATACCGCCAACGGCGAGGATTACTATATGGCTCCCTTTACGGATGTGG from Flavobacteriales bacterium encodes the following:
- a CDS encoding LemA family protein, with translation MRTLWIVLGVVGIIVVYFLFKIPGTYNKAVGLQENVKAKWSNVEATYQRRADLIPNLVSTVKGYAAHEEQVLTAVTEARAKATSTTIQAGDLNAESLAKFQQAQAGLSSALSRLLVTVEKYPDLKANQNFLELQAQLEGTENRIAVARERFNEEVKVYNTYLRKFPNNIFIGWASSDGEFEVMTPFEAEPTSAKAPEVKF
- a CDS encoding T9SS C-terminal target domain-containing protein, with amino-acid sequence MMRTDRLLLAFFLLSVTPVFAGKSPGRTLVNTTTQQKTSSADCDPPTAQTDLDVNNVRTRLMNGGDMWWDLNVERYEIPKNSNKHSMFAGSLWIGGFDSGKQLKVAAQTYRQNGTDFWPGPLSANGSTDQATCKEWDTHFKINRSVVEQFVEDYNNSPGTSIPDVIANWPAHGNTANGEDYYMAPFTDVDGNGSYDPSAGDYPGFDIDGTQGCDAGLFGDQAIWWVFNDRGNIHTETGAEPIGLEIHAQAFGFATNDEINNMTFYRYKIINRSSFRLDSTYFGQWADPDLGNRLDDYVGCDVGRGL